The genomic region CTGTGATGTCCGTTTTATTTGAACAGCCTACTATGCAAATAACTACATCAGGTGGCAGCGCCGTATTTTCAGCGTCGAGGATCGATGCCGCCGCCGGTTTGCTGCTTTTTCTTCGGTTTTCTGCGGTTTGTTGCTATATCTCGTACACTTACGCCGAAGTCGGAAACGTTTCCGACTTCGGCCAGATTTTTGGACACAGTTCGCCGGCGCCAAAAGAGCAATTTCCGTTTTATTATCAAGGGTTTATGTCGTTATTGGCGTCGTCATACGCGCAGCGCAAAGGCACACAAACACGCATGTTCTCCAAAACAAAACGCCCACTCCGGGCATCCACGCTAACCGCTCGTAATCATTGAGCTAATTACCTCTCCTGGCCATCAAATACAACTCGGAAACAGCCTGACAACTCGTTTTGCCCCCCATTCCGATGTCAATTGCTTCGTTGCCTTCGAGACGCGGCAAGTGTACGAAAAGAAATACTTTTGTATAATCTCAACGCCTCCTACGCCGTTTTTCGCCGAATGAAAAGCCCATTGTGCTTGACGCGGAGCTCAAGCATACGCACGAAATAGGAGTAAACCAAAACAGAATCGGAATCCGCTATGCGATTTTTGTGGAAGGCTGCCGACGCCCTGGCCGAAGCTACGGTTGTTTTGTCCTACGGTTCGCCCGGCTACCGACTGCGCACACACCTGTGGAACGCAGACGCCCTAAGCGTCGACCTGACGAACAAAGTGATGGTCGTCACCGGCGCCAATTCCGGCCTCGGTAAGGCCGCCGCAACCCAACTGGCCGGATTGGGCGCCACGGTCGTCATGGTGTGCCGCGATCGGAGCAGAGGCGAGGCGGCGCAACGGGAAATCCGCGACCGGCACGCCCGAGCGATCTTGGAGTTGGAGATTGCCGACCTCTCCGACATGGACACGCTGCGGGAACTGGCTCGTCGGCTGATCGAACGACACCCCGCGATCGACGTGCTGATCAACAATGCGGGCGTGATGCTTCACGAGCGAAAACTGTCGGCCGACGGCATCGAAATGACCTTTGCGACCAACGTGCTCGGCGGTTTCGTATTGACTCACGCACTGCTGCCCCAGTTGGAGCGCGCCGCCGCGCCCCGTATCGTGCATGTCACTTCGGGCGGCATGTACACGCAGCGGATCGACGTCCAAGACCTGCAGTTCGAGCACAAAGAGTATGACGGCGTCGTCGCGTACGCACAGAGCAAGCGCGCGCAGGTGGTCTTGAGCGAATTGTGGGCCGAGCGCCTGGCAACGCGGGGAATCACGTCGAACTGCATGCATCCCGGATGGGCGGCCACGCCCGGCGTCGAGCGCTCGCTGCCTCGTTTTTACCGTTGGTTGCGACCGTTGTTGCGTGACCACCAACAAGGCGCCGACACGGCCGTATGGCTGGCGGCGGGTTCGGAAGCCGAGGGTGTGACAGGTCGATTGTTTTTCGACCGCCAACCTCGGCGAACGCACATCTTTCGTCGAACCAGGCACACGCCGCAGGAGGCACAGCGACTTTGGGAAATCTGCGAACTTCTGGGCGGTATTAATAACGGCGACGCGAGTTGAACCCATCGCCATATCGGTTATGCTATGCGAATCTTTTTAACTCGCAAAAAATTCTGAGGTTTTTCGATGACGACACCTAGCCCGTGGCCGCAGTATTCGCGCTCGATGCCCTCATTGTTGTTCGAACGTTCCGGCAAGTGGGCCGACCAAACGGTCTTTCGAGCCAAGATCGGCGGCACGTGGACCGACATTACGTGGCGTGAGTTGGAAGAAAAATCGCTGGCGGTCGCGGCCGGGTTGCTTCATTTGGGCATGCGGAAACGCAGCGTTGCGGCGATCCTCTCGCATAACCGCCCGGACTGGGCTTACGTAGATTTCGGTTGCCAGATGGCCGATGTCATCAGCGCCCCGATCTACCCGACCAACACTGCCGATCAAGTTGCGTACATTCTCCGCAACTCCGAAAGCGAGATCGTTTTCCTTGAGGACGAAGCCCAGTTGGCAAAAGTGGAGAAGTCGCGCGACCAGCTACCGACGCTGCGAAAAGCGATCATCACCGACGGCGGCGAAGACGGCGATTTCGTCATGCGGCTGGATACCTTGATGAACCTCGGACGACAGCATATGGACCGCGCGGCCATCGACGCGCGTTGGCAGGCCATCGACCCGGAGGAAGTCGCGACGCTGATCTACACTTCGGGCACGACGGGCAACCCGAAGGGTGTCATGCTTTGCCACCGAAATCTCGTATCGAACGTATACGCGGTTCAGGATTTCCTGACGATGCGCGCGGGCGACTCGGATCTCCAATTCCTGCCGATGTGCCATTCCTTCGGACGGATGGAAGTGTACGTTTTCATGATGCACGAGGGGACGGTGACCTTCGCCGAGTCCGTGGCGAAAATCCCCGACAACCTCAAGGAAATCAGGCCGACGATATTCGTTACCGTTCCGCGTTTGCTGGAAAAAGTGTACGAGAAAATTCAAGCGGACTTGGCCGCGTCTTCACCTTCGAAGCGCAAGATATTCGCCTGGGCGCTTAGTGTCGGCGGGCGGATTCTGGAAGACCGCCAGGCGCGCCGGCCCAGCAAGTTTTTGGACACTCTCCAATACAAGCTGGCCGATAAACTGGTGTTCAAGAAGATCAAGGCCGCGCTGGGCGGCAATATCCGTGTTCTGGCTTTCGGCGCGGCGCCCCTGGCGGTGGACATTCAACGCTTCTTCGCATCCACCGGCATCCTGGCGATGGAAGCCTATGGTCTCTCTGAGACTTCACCAGGCTTGACGGGAAACAAAGAGAGTTTCTTTCGGCTCGGGTCGGCCGGGCTGCCGTTGCCCGGTACCGATGTGAAAATCGCCGAGGACGGTGAGATCCTGGTTCGCGGGCCGCAAGTAATGAACGGATACTGGAAATTGCCGGCCGAAACCGCCGAGGCCTTGCAGGACGGTTGGTTCCACACCGGCGACATCGGTCGGCTCGATGAGGATGGCTTTTTGTGGATCACCGACCGCAAGAAAGACATCATCATTACCGCCGGGGGCAAGAACGTCGCGCCGCAGAATATCGAGAATCAACTCAAGCTCGACCCGGCCATCGAACAAGTGGCGGTGATCGGCGATAAGAAAAAATACCTGGTGGCGCTGATCGTTCCGGCGTGGCCTTGGTTCGAGGATTTCGCCGAACAAAAGGGCTTGTCGGGAACGCGGGAAGAAATGTTGGCCGACCCGAAGGTCTTGACGGAATTTGAAACCCGTTTGGCGCGATTCAATGAAGGTCTTGCCCAATATGAAACGATCAAGCGTTTCGCACTGTTGGCCGAGGAATTCAGCATTGAGAACAACATGCTGACGCCGACGATGAAAGTTCGGCGGAAGACCGTCTACGGCAACTACGCGAAGCTGATTGAATCCTTGTACGCCGACGCTTAAGCTGACACCCATGATTGCAGCAGTTACCGGAGCATCCGGCCATATTGGCGGTGCCCTCGTGCGGGAGTTGCTCGCGCAGGGGCATCGAGTTCGCGCGCTGGTCCGTCGCGACACCGCCGCGCTGGAAGGCCTGAACGTGGAGCGCGTTGCGGCCTCGTTGGAAGACATTGATTCGCTCGTTGCGGCTTTCCAAGGTGCCGATTGGGTCTTTCACCTCGCCTCGCGGATATCCATTGCCGGAGACCCCGACGGGTCGGTGTACCGCGCAAACGTGATCGGCACGCGGAATGTCATCGAGGCCGTTCGCCGGGCCGGTGCGACACGCCTGATCCACTTCAGCACGATCCAAACACTCAGTCATGAGCCGCGCGAGCAACCGGTGGACGAGACGCGACCGGCCGCGAATGCCGATTTTGTGGGCGCATATGACCGCACAAAGGCCGAAAGTGAAGCTGACGTGTTGGCCGCTGCGACGCAGGAACTCGACGCGGTGATCGTGCAGCCGACGGGCGTAATCGGGCCGCACGATTTCAAGCCGTCGCGCATGGGGCGCTTTTTTATCGCGCTCGCCAATCGGCGGCTGCCCTCGCTCGTGGCCGGCGGGTTCGATTGGGTCGACGTGCGTGACGTGGCTGCCGGTGCAGTGGCCGCCGCCGAACGCGGGCGACGCGGCGAGCGATACATTTTCGGCGGCCATCACGCCACGCTTCACCGCCTGGCCGAGTTGGCTTCCGATGCGACCGGCATTGCGCCGCCCCGTTTTGTGACGCCGCTTTGGTTGGCGCGCGCTGCGGCGCCCGTGGCTGAAGTGTGGGCGCGAACGACACGCGCCGAACCTTTGTTCACCCGTGAGTCAGTGCGCACCATCGGCCTGCAGGTTCGGGTTAATTCCGACAAGGCGCGCTCGGAGTTGAGCTACCGCGTCCGCCCCCTCGAGGATACCGTGCGCGACCTGTATGGATGGTTCACAACAGAAAATCGGCTTCATCTGCGATGAGCGAGTGGACCTTTTATCGCGGCTTCGTTGTTGCGTGGTCGGCTCTTTCGCTGCTGATATTCCTTTACCTCCTGGCGCGACCCGCACCGTACGGCCGGCATCAGCGCGCCGGCTGGGGGCCGGGAATCCGCGCCCGCGCCGGTTGGCTATGGATGGAACTGCCTGCCGTGCTTGCCTTTGCGGTTTTCTTCGTCATGGGCTTATCCCGCGTGGGTGTCGTCACCCTTTCGTTCTTCCTTATCTGGCAGTTCCATTACGTGTACCGCACCTTTATTTTCCCGGCGCGGCTACCGGCAACAACCAAAACGATGCCCCTGACGATCGTGTTGTCGGGTTTCGTTTTCAACGTCGCCAACGCCTATTTGAACGGCCGTTATTTGTTCGAACTGGGGCCCGCCTACCCCCTCGCGTGGTTTAGCGATCCGCGTTTCGTGATCGGGACGGCGACGTTTACGGTGGGCTTTTTGATTCACAGCCGGTCCGACGCGGCGCTGATCCGCCTACGCCGCGAGGGTGGAGGTTATCGGGTGCCGCACGGCGGCTTGTTTCGCTTCATTTCGTGCCCGAATTATTTCGGCGAGATCCTGCAATGGGGCGGTTGGGCGTTGCTGACGTGGTCGCCCGGCGGCCTGGTTTTCTTTATTTGGACGGCCGCCAATTTACTGCCGCGGGCGCGGGCGCACCACCAGTGGTACCAGCGCACTTTCGCCGACTATCCGGCGCGGCGGCGCGCGGTCATCCCATTTCTTTGGTAAGACGAATTACGGCGTCAAGAAAAGCTTGCGAAGCTTGTCGCTAAACGCCACGGTCATCACTTGGGTGCCCATATTGACAACCTTACCGAGACCGAAGGTTTTGTGTTTCACCACCACACCGTTTTCAAATTTGCCGTTAGGACGGTAATCGACGGCGTTTTTGGCGTCCAACACTTCGGTCAACCCCGCCTCTTTGCGAACGCGCGGCGTCGCGGCGCGGGACGCACGGCGCGGCGTGGAAACACTGCCTCGGGGGCGGTAGTTGTGCACCGCGTGGCAGGAGAGACATTCGACCCGTTTGGGGGCATCTTCGACCATCGCGATCACAACGTGTCGCGTTTCCTCTTTACACTTGCCGCAATAGCTGTCGACTTCGCCGCCGACCCGGTTATTTCGCTTCTGCACTCGTAATCTCCTCCTTCACGTCAACTATAATCATTATCTCCGCTTTCGCCCGGTGCGCTTGCGGTCGCGGGTGCGCCCCACAGTTTTCTTTACTGGGACGTCGTTCCCGTCTATCAGCGTCGGTGCCGACGCCGACAGTGGCGAGCGAAAAGGATGCTCGTGGATGACGCGGATGTTTTTATTGATTAGTTTTTCGATCTCGGCCAACAACGCCCGTTCCTGCAAAGAAACGAAGGATACCGCGGAGCCCTCGGCGCCGGCGCGTCCGGTGCGGCCGATGCGGTGGACGTAGGTTTCGGCCGTCTGCGGCATATCGAAATTGATCACGTGGGTGATATCGTCGACATCGATGCCGCGGGCCGCAATATCGGTGGCGACCAGAATTCGGATTTTGCCGTCTTTGAATTGCGCCAGCGTACTTTCCCGCACTCGTTGCGATTTATCGCTGTGCAACGCCTTCGCGGTGATGTCGCTGCGCCGGAGGGTGCTGCAGATTCTGTCGACCTTGTACTTCGTGTTGCAGAACATCAAAACGCGCCCGAAGGCCGGGTTTCGGATGAGAAAGCGAAGCAACGAGAGTTTGCTGGAGTCCTCGACCAAGAAGATCGTTTGGCCCGTCAATTCCACCGTGGAGGCCACGGGTGTGACTGCGATCTCAACCGGTTCTGTCACGATGCTGTCGGCCAAACGCCGGATTGTCGGCGGCATGGTGGCAGAGAAAAACAGCGTTTGCCGTTTTTTCGGTATCTTTCGAATGATCTTGCGGATATCTTCAATGAATCCCATATCGAGCATGCGGTCGGCCTCGTCGAGAACGAAAATCTCGACCTGGGAAAGCACAACGTTCCCCCGCCCCACCAAGTCGATCAACCGACCGGGCGTGGCGACCAACACGTCAATGCCGCGGTGCAGCATTTGAATCTGGTCTTTGTAACGCACGCCGCCGAAAATGACGCCGGTGCGCACGCTCGTCTTCGCGCCGTAAACGCTGAAGCTCTCGGCGACCTGAGAGGCGAGCTCACGGGTCGGAGTAACCACCAGCGCTCGAATCGGGATTTCTTCAGACGCCCGCCCTTTTTCGTGCAAGCACTGAATGATCGGCAGGGCAAAAGCCGCCGTCTTCCCGGTCCCGGTTTGGGCGCACCCCAGGATATCGCGCCCGGCGAATACCTCGGGAATCGCTTGTTCCTGAATCGGCGTCGGTTCCTCGTATCCCTCTTCGGCTACGGTTTCGAGCAAAATCGGCAATAATTTTAGGTCACTAAATTCCATGGAGTGTAGTTAGACGCCTAAGTGCGCGGTAAGTCAAGCACGACGGGGGCAAACATGCTATAAAGCGTCAACGCTTTCTCCGGGTTGAAAAGGGTTATGCAGAGTAAAACACGCCCGAAATACGATGAGGGAGTAAGCCTGCTCTCGAGGCTGCTCGCCGCGTATTTGCCACCCGAATTGGAGCGGCGGGCCGAGATATGCCTCGGGTTGGTCGGCGTCGGCGCTTTCCGTTCCCGCCGGCCGGGCGCCCCACCGCTGATCGGCATCGTCGGCAGCGCCAGTTGCGGCAAATCGACGTTATTCAACAGCATCCCCGGAGCCCCGATCGCGGCCGTCACCCCGATTCCGCATCAAACGACCGGACCGATCATTTTGGCACCGAAGTCTTTTGCCGAGTCGCTGGAGGACCCGGCGTTTCTTCGCCCCCTGGTGGAGCGGATCGACCGGGAGGCCGGCGACGCGGCTAACCTCACGGGATCACCGGAAAAAGCAGTTGCGCTTTGCCGCGACGACCGCCCTTTCATCCTGATCGACCTGCCCGATATCGGCACTGTGGAATCCGACGAGGAGAAGCAGCTCGCCGTTCGTATTCTACCCTGGCTGGATCGCGTGATTTTGATGCTGACCGAGGAGTCGTTCGCGCAGGCGGCGCACGAAGCGGTGCAGGAAACGTTGCAGGAAATTCACCCCGACCGTGCCCGGGCCGAGCAGTACGTCGTGCTCAACCGCCGCCACGCCGCCACCAGCGATGCGGAGTTCGCCGCTCGCTTGGAAACCGTTCGCGGCTTGTGGCCCAACGCGTCGCTGTCGACGTTGCCGCATTTGGCCGATGGAGAGAGTTTCGCCGCCGCCGATATCGACCCCTTAATCGCCGAGGCGTCGGGGCGCAACCAACGGATGCTCGCCGAAGCGTTGGGAAACGTGGCCCGCGAGGTGGCGGAGCAAGTGTCTACCCTGGCCGACGCCCGCCGGACCGAGTTGCGGCGGCTGGAATTGGCCGCGGACGACGAGATCCGCCGCGAAGCCCGGTTCCGCAATGCGTTTTTCAGTTCCGAATTCCGGAAACGGCTCGACAGCTTTTCGCCCTGGCGCGCGTCGCTGGGCAAGATGCGCAGCCTTTTCGGGAATCAACCGGAGGTGTCGATCGACGCCCTGCTGGCCGCCGAACCGGTGGTGCGGCACGCCACCGAAATCGCAACGCAGGTGCGCTCCATGCTGCATCGCCGTTTGGCGCGGCTTTACGATGACGCCTCGTTTGATATTCCCGCGCCGGACGAGGCCGCATTGCGCAAAGCCGTCGAGGCCGTCGTGGCCAAAACGAACGAGCGGGCGCGTCGCGACGTGGAGGCGCTGTTGGCCGGTCTGCGCGAGGACCGCAAACTCAAAAGTCCGCTGTGGACGGTGACCACGGGCGTGGCCGCCGCCTTGTTTTTGGGCGACCTGGTACTACCCGGTGTGGGCTCCGCGACGTCGGCGGCGCTACTCGGGTTGCTCTCAGCGTTGGGGCTCAGCAAGTCCGTGCACGCCGAGATCATGCAACGTGTGCGCACAAGCCGCGTGCGCGAAGCCTTTGAAGACGATCTGCGGCAAGTCGTGCGCCGCGCTTGCGAGCCGTTGTTGCAGGCCGCGTCACCGGGCGGCGGCGACCTTCAGGAGTTGGCGAAACAGCTTACGCAATGGGCACGGGAGAAAAGCCGGCGATGACCCTCCCGAACGCCATGTCGATTTCCGCCATTAACACCGCTTTTTGCGAGCTGTTGGCGACGCCGACCCCGGCCGACGTAACGCCGACGCACACCGCCGACGAGTTGATGGTCTGGTTCCTGCTGGGCGGCAAAGACGTGGGAAAATCGACGTTTTTGAACTCCCTGCTCGGCACGCCGGTCAGCAGCACCGAGGCCGAAGGCGCCGAGGGCACCAACCGCTTCGTGGCTTATCTGCATGAAGACGCGGAAGCGCAGTTACGGGCCCGCTTCGCGGAACTGGACGTCGAAGTGGAATACCACACGCACACCAGCGAGCCCCACGCGCGTCTTTGCTTGATCGACAGCCCCGATTTCGACAGTCGCTACGACCGGCACGTCAAGCAAGTCGAACACATGCTGCGCGCCGGGGTGGCCGACGGCGCGGTGTTACTCGCCAGCCATGCCAAGTACAAAGACCGCGATTACTGGCGCGCGTTTGCGAAGCTTTTCGGCTTACTGACGCCCTCGCACATTCTGTTCGTCATGACCAAGGCCGATGAGATCGCGGCCTACGAGAAGGCGATGCGCGAGGATTTCGAGGCCACGATTCGCCGGCGCGTCGAGGCGGCAACCGACGGTGGGGATCCGCAAGTATTCTTGATCGATTCACCACGCCGCCGGCTGGATTTCGCCAAGCTTGAGGCACGCCTGCTGCGCAAGTTGTCGGCCGATCACGTGCGGCGATCCCAGGTCGACAATCGCCGCCGGGCTTACAACAGCGCCGCCGAGGCGATTCGTCATCACTACCATCTGGACGAACTGCGCAAGAACGTGGAATCGGCAGCGGATGCCCCGTATCTGGACGAACTTTTCGACGAGCATTTTCCGCCCCTGTATTTCGAAACGGTCGCCGAACGGTTGCGCAACCGTCGCGACGTAGTGGCCGCCACGCGGGATTGGATCGCCCGCGATCCCGGCCCCACCCTCGCCGGCTTGGCGGCACTTGGTTCTCTGGGACGCCGGTTGACGTCCTGGCTACCCGGTCGGCGATCATCAGAAAGCGGGACGGAGACTGATTCGCTCGCGGCACCGATCGAAGAGGAACTCCGCTGGGGGCGCGAGGGGCTCGGCGAACGCCTCCAACGAACCCAGCGCGAAAGCCTGGCTCGCTTGCGGCTTGAAAGCAACGAAGCGATCGAACCCTTCGTGGACGGCGAGCGACAGGTCGAGGTGGAAGTTCGGCACATGCTCGGCGACCAACTCGCGGGTTCGCCGCCACCGCTTTACCCGTGGTGGCTGCGCATACCGCTGAACTTCCCCGTTTATCTCTACCTACTCTTTTTCCTCGTGGTGCTCCTGCATCCCCTGTTCTTGTTATTGGAGGCATGGGATGTGACCGCCGCGCCGAATTTCGGCCAGGCCATCACGTTGGACAACGTCAAGGTGTCGGTGATCGGCTTGATCGGCTACTACATCATGGCGCTCTTATATACCGGTCGCCGGCAGCGGGAACGCGTGCGGAAAGTCGTGGACCGCGTGGTCGACGGTTTCACGCTAAGCGTTCGCACATGGCTTCGCGATGAAACGGAACGACCGATTTCACGCTTCCGTCAGCAATTCGAGAAACTGACGAGACTACTCGACACAAACGCCGAGCCGCGCTAACTTGCACGCCGAAACGAACTGAGGCTAACAACGATGCATCCGGTTCTGTTCGAAATTTGGGGCAGGGATTTCCACACATACGGCATGGCTTTCGCCTTGTCGATTCTTCTGGGCGTGATTCTCACCACGCGGCGCGCCAAGCGCGAAGGACTCGACGAACAGACCATGTTGAACGCGCTTCTTTTCGCCATCATCGGCGTTGTCGTGATGTCCAAGGTGACGCATATCGCGGTCACGTGGGACTGGTACATGCGAGACCCGCATCGTTTTCTAAACCTGCGGGTCGGTCACGTATTCTACGGCGGCTATTTCGGCGCGGTTCTTTTTCCCTTCGTGTACGCACGCTTCATCGCGAAAATCCCCTACGTCCCGATGGTGGACACGGCGACACCCTACATGGGCCTCGGCCTCGCGTTGCACCGGGCGTTTGGTTGCATGAGCGCCGGGTGTTGTCACGGTTCTCCGACCGATGTGCCATGGGCGGTGGAATTCCCGCCGGGTGCGCCCGCGTTCGAGGAATTCGGATCCCTGGCCGTGCACCCCACGCAGTACTACGAAGCGATGCTCGGCCTGGTGATTTTCGTTGCGTTGGTCTATTGGCGGGGTAACCGACGCAAAGTATACGGTGAACTGCTCGTATTGCAGGTCGCCCTATACGCCGTGGGTCGGTTTATCATCGAGTTTTTCCGAGGCGACAGCGCCCGCGGACTCTGGGGTCCGCTTTCGACCTCGCAATGGATCAGCATCGCCATGTTGGTCGCGGCGGGCGTCGGTGTGTTGTTCGTGGCGCGCGCCCGTAAACGACAGAGCGCCGCAGCAGCGGCGACTTGAGCTACGGGAATATTTCAATCGGCGTGCCGTCGGGCACGGTGCCCCATAGTTGATCCATTTCCGCGTTGGTCATAGCGATGCAACCGTGAGTCCAATCCCCGTGACGGTGGAACCTTCCGATCCACCCTTTCCCATTGACCATGCCGTGAATCATGATATCGCCGCCCGGTGAACAACCGCGTGCGGTGGCTTCACGGCGATCGTTCGCGTCGGGGTAAGAAATGTGCAGCGACTTGTAGCAGGAACTCTGGGCATTATGGTAATCGATGACGTACTTCCCTTCCGGAGTACGTCCGTCCCCCTGGCATTGTTTGTCACCAAGAGGATTGAAACCGAACGCCACTTGATAGGACGCCAGCAATTCATCTGCAGCATACAGGTTGAGGCGTCGCGCGGCCTTGTAAACCTCGAGGCGATCAGCCTGCACGCCGGATGGAATCTCTTTGACCGGCCAATAGTAGTAGGCGGCCAAATACGCGACGGCGCACAGCGCGATGAGCGTTAAAACAAACAGCGTGCGCAAGATGATTCGCATTGCGGTCCCTCCCGAGAGCCCGTTCTAGAACACGGCCTTAGAGGCTCTTGTCAAGAAACTTGTGGTATGAGGCCATCCAGTAAGCCATAAGATAATCGGTACCCGACCGGGTCACTTCCGGCCGATCCGACCCGCAGGGTTCGATCCGGAACGGATTTCTTTGCCATAGAAAATCAGTCGTGCATTGCTCCAAGACCGGGTGGGCCTCCAAGGACTGAGGCTCCACGTTGCCGAATAGGTACATAAGAAAAGGGTATTCGGTAATCAGATCGTAGAGGAAAACCGAAGCCGGATCCAACTCTCCGTCTGTCGGGTCGACGTAATACTCGGTAAGGGGCGCCGGTCGGAAATCGGTCAGGTCTTCCACAAGCTGATCCTGGTATGGATCGGGGTTCGCTCCCGGCGAGTAGGATCCCTGGCTCATGAAAATCGAATTGAAAAAGGGATTGTGAGACAAGCGCGTGAAGGTGTGAATTTGCGTCTCGAACAACTGGACCAGAAACGCGTGGTCATCCGGCCCGAGATAGGCCTTCGCCAGACGCAACAAAGGGTACATGGTTTGGTGATTCA from Candidatus Lernaella stagnicola harbors:
- a CDS encoding long-chain fatty acid--CoA ligase, whose amino-acid sequence is MTTPSPWPQYSRSMPSLLFERSGKWADQTVFRAKIGGTWTDITWRELEEKSLAVAAGLLHLGMRKRSVAAILSHNRPDWAYVDFGCQMADVISAPIYPTNTADQVAYILRNSESEIVFLEDEAQLAKVEKSRDQLPTLRKAIITDGGEDGDFVMRLDTLMNLGRQHMDRAAIDARWQAIDPEEVATLIYTSGTTGNPKGVMLCHRNLVSNVYAVQDFLTMRAGDSDLQFLPMCHSFGRMEVYVFMMHEGTVTFAESVAKIPDNLKEIRPTIFVTVPRLLEKVYEKIQADLAASSPSKRKIFAWALSVGGRILEDRQARRPSKFLDTLQYKLADKLVFKKIKAALGGNIRVLAFGAAPLAVDIQRFFASTGILAMEAYGLSETSPGLTGNKESFFRLGSAGLPLPGTDVKIAEDGEILVRGPQVMNGYWKLPAETAEALQDGWFHTGDIGRLDEDGFLWITDRKKDIIITAGGKNVAPQNIENQLKLDPAIEQVAVIGDKKKYLVALIVPAWPWFEDFAEQKGLSGTREEMLADPKVLTEFETRLARFNEGLAQYETIKRFALLAEEFSIENNMLTPTMKVRRKTVYGNYAKLIESLYADA
- a CDS encoding prolipoprotein diacylglyceryl transferase, with protein sequence MHPVLFEIWGRDFHTYGMAFALSILLGVILTTRRAKREGLDEQTMLNALLFAIIGVVVMSKVTHIAVTWDWYMRDPHRFLNLRVGHVFYGGYFGAVLFPFVYARFIAKIPYVPMVDTATPYMGLGLALHRAFGCMSAGCCHGSPTDVPWAVEFPPGAPAFEEFGSLAVHPTQYYEAMLGLVIFVALVYWRGNRRKVYGELLVLQVALYAVGRFIIEFFRGDSARGLWGPLSTSQWISIAMLVAAGVGVLFVARARKRQSAAAAAT
- a CDS encoding DUF1295 domain-containing protein — its product is MSEWTFYRGFVVAWSALSLLIFLYLLARPAPYGRHQRAGWGPGIRARAGWLWMELPAVLAFAVFFVMGLSRVGVVTLSFFLIWQFHYVYRTFIFPARLPATTKTMPLTIVLSGFVFNVANAYLNGRYLFELGPAYPLAWFSDPRFVIGTATFTVGFLIHSRSDAALIRLRREGGGYRVPHGGLFRFISCPNYFGEILQWGGWALLTWSPGGLVFFIWTAANLLPRARAHHQWYQRTFADYPARRRAVIPFLW
- a CDS encoding NAD-dependent epimerase/dehydratase family protein, with amino-acid sequence MIAAVTGASGHIGGALVRELLAQGHRVRALVRRDTAALEGLNVERVAASLEDIDSLVAAFQGADWVFHLASRISIAGDPDGSVYRANVIGTRNVIEAVRRAGATRLIHFSTIQTLSHEPREQPVDETRPAANADFVGAYDRTKAESEADVLAAATQELDAVIVQPTGVIGPHDFKPSRMGRFFIALANRRLPSLVAGGFDWVDVRDVAAGAVAAAERGRRGERYIFGGHHATLHRLAELASDATGIAPPRFVTPLWLARAAAPVAEVWARTTRAEPLFTRESVRTIGLQVRVNSDKARSELSYRVRPLEDTVRDLYGWFTTENRLHLR
- a CDS encoding GTPase; the encoded protein is MQSKTRPKYDEGVSLLSRLLAAYLPPELERRAEICLGLVGVGAFRSRRPGAPPLIGIVGSASCGKSTLFNSIPGAPIAAVTPIPHQTTGPIILAPKSFAESLEDPAFLRPLVERIDREAGDAANLTGSPEKAVALCRDDRPFILIDLPDIGTVESDEEKQLAVRILPWLDRVILMLTEESFAQAAHEAVQETLQEIHPDRARAEQYVVLNRRHAATSDAEFAARLETVRGLWPNASLSTLPHLADGESFAAADIDPLIAEASGRNQRMLAEALGNVAREVAEQVSTLADARRTELRRLELAADDEIRREARFRNAFFSSEFRKRLDSFSPWRASLGKMRSLFGNQPEVSIDALLAAEPVVRHATEIATQVRSMLHRRLARLYDDASFDIPAPDEAALRKAVEAVVAKTNERARRDVEALLAGLREDRKLKSPLWTVTTGVAAALFLGDLVLPGVGSATSAALLGLLSALGLSKSVHAEIMQRVRTSRVREAFEDDLRQVVRRACEPLLQAASPGGGDLQELAKQLTQWAREKSRR
- a CDS encoding DEAD/DEAH box helicase, yielding MEFSDLKLLPILLETVAEEGYEEPTPIQEQAIPEVFAGRDILGCAQTGTGKTAAFALPIIQCLHEKGRASEEIPIRALVVTPTRELASQVAESFSVYGAKTSVRTGVIFGGVRYKDQIQMLHRGIDVLVATPGRLIDLVGRGNVVLSQVEIFVLDEADRMLDMGFIEDIRKIIRKIPKKRQTLFFSATMPPTIRRLADSIVTEPVEIAVTPVASTVELTGQTIFLVEDSSKLSLLRFLIRNPAFGRVLMFCNTKYKVDRICSTLRRSDITAKALHSDKSQRVRESTLAQFKDGKIRILVATDIAARGIDVDDITHVINFDMPQTAETYVHRIGRTGRAGAEGSAVSFVSLQERALLAEIEKLINKNIRVIHEHPFRSPLSASAPTLIDGNDVPVKKTVGRTRDRKRTGRKRR
- a CDS encoding L,D-transpeptidase family protein, with amino-acid sequence MRIILRTLFVLTLIALCAVAYLAAYYYWPVKEIPSGVQADRLEVYKAARRLNLYAADELLASYQVAFGFNPLGDKQCQGDGRTPEGKYVIDYHNAQSSCYKSLHISYPDANDRREATARGCSPGGDIMIHGMVNGKGWIGRFHRHGDWTHGCIAMTNAEMDQLWGTVPDGTPIEIFP
- a CDS encoding SDR family oxidoreductase, giving the protein MRFLWKAADALAEATVVLSYGSPGYRLRTHLWNADALSVDLTNKVMVVTGANSGLGKAAATQLAGLGATVVMVCRDRSRGEAAQREIRDRHARAILELEIADLSDMDTLRELARRLIERHPAIDVLINNAGVMLHERKLSADGIEMTFATNVLGGFVLTHALLPQLERAAAPRIVHVTSGGMYTQRIDVQDLQFEHKEYDGVVAYAQSKRAQVVLSELWAERLATRGITSNCMHPGWAATPGVERSLPRFYRWLRPLLRDHQQGADTAVWLAAGSEAEGVTGRLFFDRQPRRTHIFRRTRHTPQEAQRLWEICELLGGINNGDAS